A part of Candida albicans SC5314 chromosome 2, complete sequence genomic DNA contains:
- the EAP1 gene encoding adhesin EAP1 (GPI-anchored cell wall adhesin; Efg1-regulated; mutant suppresses cell adhesion, filamentation, invasive growth defects of S. cerevisiae flo8 or flo11 mutant; biofilm induced; required for biofilm formation; Bcr1-repressed in a/a biofilms) encodes MKVSQILPLAGAISVASGFWIPDFSNKQNSNSYPGQYKGKGGYQDDCGDDYKKGYKSKTYSKVKPITSTDCTTPIQPTGTTTGYTKDVVESTSYTTDTAYTTTVITVTKCDGGSCSHTAVTTGVTIITVTTNDVITEYTTYCPLTSTPATESTPATESTPATESTPATESTPATESTPATESTPCTTSTETTPATESTPATESTPATESTPATESTPATESTPATESTPATESTPATESTPCTTSTETTPATESTASTETASSTPVESTVIVPSTTVITVSSCYEDKCSVSSVTTGVVTISSEETIYTTYCPITSSITIPVPNTSTPAAPGTPVESQPVIPGTETTPAAPGTPVESQPVIPGTETTPAAPGTPVESQPATTPVAPGTETTPAAPGTPVESQPATTPVAPGTETTPAAPGTPVESQPVIPGTETTPAAPGTPVESQPATTPVAPGTETTPAAPGTPVESQPVIPGTETTPAAPGTPVESQPATTPVAPGTETTPAAPGTPVESQPVIPGTETTPAAPGTPGTEATPVTTQPVSVLSTSQVVTASGEFSTVTAHSTSIVASCPEGGCVPEGQQTETSPSVPTNGPEVEASSSVLSIPVSSVTTSTIASSSETSVPPAQVSTFEGSGSALKKPYYGLAVAALVYFM; translated from the coding sequence atgaaagttTCTCAAATTTTACCATTAGCTGGTGCTATATCCGTTGCATCAGGTTTTTGGATTCCTGATTTTCtgaacaaacaaaattcaaattcctACCCAGGCCAATACAAAGGCAAAGGTGGCTATCAAGATGACTGTGGGGATGATTACAAGAAAGGTTATAAAAGCAAAACCTACTCCAAGGTCAAGCCCATTACTAGCACTGATTGTACCACTCCAATTCAACCAACAGGGACCACCACCGGGTATACAAAAGACGTTGTTGAATCTACCTCCTACACGACTGACACTGCTTATACTACCACAGTTATAACTGTCACCAAATGTGATGGCGGTTCTTGTTCTCATACAGCAGTAACTACGGGTGTCACTATCATCACCGTCACTACCAATGATGTTATTACTGAATACACTACTTATTGTCCATTGACATCAACTCCAGCTACTGAGTCCACTCCAGCTACTGAATCTACTCCAGCTACTGAGTCCACTCCAGCTACTGAATCTACACCAGCTACCGAGTCCACACCAGCTACTGAATCTACCCCATGTACTACAAGTACTGAAACCACTCCAGCTACTGAAAGTACTCCAGCTACTGAGTCCACTCCAGCTACTGAGTCTACTCCTGCTACTGAATCTACACCAGCTACCGAGTCCACTCCAGCTACTGAATCTACTCCAGCTACCGAGTCTACACCAGCTACTGAATCTACCCCATGTACTACAAGTACTGAAACCACTCCAGCTACTGAAAGTACTGCATCCACTGAGACAGCTTCAAGTACACCAGTTGAGTCTACAGTAATTGTTCCAAGTACAACTGTTATAACAGTAAGTTCGTGTTATGAGGATAAGTGTTCGGTTTCATCAGTTACCACTGGAGTTGTTACCATCTCATCTGaagaaacaatttataCTACTTACTGTCCTATTACATCCAGTATAACTATTCCAGTTCCTAACACGTCCACACCAGCTGCTCCAGGTACTCCAGTAGAATCTCAACCCGTTATCCCAGGCACTGAAACTACTCCAGCTGCTCCAGGTACTCCAGTAGAATCTCAACCCGTTATCCCAGGTACTGAAACTACTCCAGCTGCTCCAGGTACTCCAGTAGAATCTCAACCAGCTACTACACCAGTTGCCCCAGGTACTGAAACCACTCCAGCTGCTCCAGGTACTCCAGTAGAATCTCAACCAGCTACTACACCAGTTGCCCCAGGTACTGAAACTACCCCAGCTGCTCCAGGTACTCCAGTAGAATCTCAACCCGTTATCCCAGGCACTGAAACTACTCCAGCTGCTCCAGGTACTCCAGTAGAATCTCAACCAGCTACTACACCAGTTGCCCCAGGTACTGAAACCACTCCAGCTGCTCCAGGTACTCCAGTGGAATCTCAACCAGTTATCCCAGGCACTGAAACTACTCCAGCTGCTCCAGGTACTCCAGTGGAATCTCAACCAGCTACTACACCAGTTGCCCCAGGTACTGAAACCACTCCAGCTGCTCCAGGTACTCCAGTGGAATCTCAACCAGTTATCCCAGGTACTGAAACTACTCCAGCTGCACCAGGTACTCCAGGCACTGAAGCTACTCCAGTTACTACTCAACCAGTTTCAGTACTTAGTACTCTGCAAGTTGTTACTGCAAGTGGCGAATTTTCTACAGTTACTGCTCACTCAACTTCAATTGTCGCTAGCTGTCCCGAAGGTGGATGTGTTCCAGAAGGACAACAAACTGAAACCAGCCCATCAGTTCCTACCAATGGTCCTGAAGTTGAAGCTTCTTCCAGTGTTCTTTCAATCCCAGTTTCATCTGTTACTACAAGTACAATAGCAAGTTCTAGTGAGACTTCTGTACCACCAGCTCAAGTTTCCACTTTTGAAGGATCTGGCTCTGCACTTAAAAAACCATACTACGGTTTAGCAGTGGCTGCATTAGTCTACTTTATGTGA
- a CDS encoding uncharacterized protein (Ortholog of C. dubliniensis CD36 : Cd36_23640, C. parapsilosis CDC317 : CPAR2_406130, Candida tenuis NRRL Y-1498 : CANTEDRAFT_116273 and Debaryomyces hansenii CBS767 : DEHA2B11176g), which produces MSDEEFYSEESYEFEFEDEDEDGGDFDIENNEDDSDQTGNNNNNNSNSNKSNVKKVLDNQYYSAKSFKDDDPKHAIIEFQKIIDSLSDVNDDDNNNNVEEKYEWKFKSYKQLMKLYFDQQNFQLFLETLTQLIQLIPKFNHDGHYKSYIEESFSKMINRYSISANVTFVTQFYNTLLNYLDSNSNSSCRLWFKININLLNLHLDHQIYDDIPNLLQKVYSKLDIISNGGNNGCSETTLNSFKLQTIAIEIDYLTKINQFNLNLPRMNQLYRMSSKITTVVTHPRICAIINQCRGLIQFYRGNYHRANIEFYKSFQNYDEAGSTMKYKLLKYYALCSLLIESELDPFQSQETQIISKSSNQFNKLKLLIKYYNDLDLEKFENLVFSSLELDSSLPSSSQEIDEESIENDDIYKVAIQEILYNLKSKVLLNYIKAYSAIKFEFLYRKLRIDENQLRSILLQLSMAGKLKDSQIDYVNKVIFTQTSINNSKSSNSDNKSRACFPQLSQKDIYYNVKYYEVVSFGQSDATNGSSVVSNAGNNSNDYRTDDNMDIDDNNFNFHIVPTENTNTDYFRKYFFVIDRPLKIQDWFIPIESWYLFLVSSIPHTYKQEISQKEQVMHEQKQVEIVNSNGITPSAPGATITTSTMSRADIELSNFNTGLLNSVVNIDSNNNFGNGVDDEQYEYDQSVQQLNKVDLLNDWYAQAREYYNSLIDNSDSNIDNSSNNTKGKGGSNTIRSNSIVENDMTISI; this is translated from the coding sequence ATGTCAGACGAAGAATTTTATTCAGAAGAATCGTATGAATTTGAgtttgaagatgaagatgaagacgGAGGagattttgatattgagaATAACGAGGATGATAGTGATCAAACCggtaacaacaacaataacaatagtaatAGCAATAAATCCAATGTGAAAAAGGTACttgataatcaatattattcaGCAAAATCTTTCAAAGATGACGATCCTAAGCATgccattattgaatttcaaaagaTAATTGATAGTTTATCGGATGtgaatgatgatgataataataataatgttgaagaaaagTATGAATGGAAGTTTAAATcttataaacaattgatgaaattgtattttgatcaacaaaattttcaattatttcttgaaaCTTTGACACAATTGATCCAGTTGATACCAAAATTCAATCATGATGGTCATTATAAAAGTTATATTGAGgaatcattttcaaaaatgattAATCGATATTCTATTCTGGCAAATGTGACTTTTGTTACTCAGTTTTACAATacattgttgaattatctCGATAGTAACTCCAATAGTAGTTGTCGATTGTGGTTTAAAATTAACATAAATTTACTTAATCTTCATCTTgatcatcaaatttatgATGATATACCTAATCTATTACAGAAAGTTTATTCCAAGTTGGACATTATCAGCAATGGAGGTAATAATGGTTGTCTGGAAACAACGTTGAACTCTTTTAAGTTACAAACTATTGCTATTGAGATTGATTATTTGAcgaaaataaatcaattcaatttgaatttaccaagaatgaatcaattatatcGTATGAGTTCAAAAATTACCACTGTGGTCACCCACCCAAGAATTTGTGCTATCATTAATCAATGTCGTGGTCTAATACAATTTTATCGAGGTAATTATCATCGAgcaaatattgaattttataaaaGTTTCCAAAATTATGATGAAGCGGGATCAACTatgaaatataaattattgaaatattatgCATTATGttcattattgattgaaagTGAATTGGATCCATTTCAAAGTCAAGAAACTCAAATCATTTCTAAATCTTcgaatcaatttaataaattgaaattgttaatcaaatattataatGACTTGGATTTGGAAAAGTTTGAAAACTTAGTATTCTCATCATTAGAATTAGACTCGTCATTGCCATCATCTAgccaagaaattgatgaagaaagtATTGAGAATGATGATATCTATAAAGTTGCTATTCAAGAAATATTGTACAActtgaaatcaaaagttTTACTAAATTATATCAAAGCATACTCAGccattaaatttgaatttctttatcGCAAATTAAGAATAgatgaaaatcaattacgttcaattcttttacAATTATCAATGGCCGGGAAACTCAAAGATTCACAAATTGATTATGTAAATAAAGTTATTTTCACCCAGACTAGTATCAATAATAGTAAGAGCAGCAACAGCGACAACAAAAGTAGAGCATGCTTTCCTCAGTTATCACAGAaagatatatattataatgTCAAGTATTATGAAGTTGTATCCTTTGGACAATCTGATGCAACTAATGGTAGCAGTGTTGTTAGCAATGCTGGTAACAATAGTAATGACTATAGAACTGATGATAATATGGATATTGATGacaataatttcaattttcataTTGTGCCAACTGAAAACACGAATACTGATTATTTTcgaaaatatttctttgtcATTGATCGACCACTCAAAATACAAGATTGGTTTATACCAATTGAATCATggtatttgtttttggtttcaTCCATTCCTCATACAtataaacaagaaatcaGTCAAAAGGAACAAGTCATGCATGAACAAAAACAAGTGGAAATTGTTAATTCAAATGGTATAACCCCATCAGCACCAGGGGCAACGATAACAACTTCAACTATGTCCAGAGCAGATATTGAACTATCGAATTTTAATACTGGGTTATTGAATTCTGTTGTAAACATAGacagtaataataattttggtaatggtgttgatgatgaacaaTATGAATATGATCAATCAGtccaacaattgaataaagttgatttattaaatgattgGTATGCTCAAGCTCGTGAGTACTATAATCTGTTGATTGATAATAGTGATAGCAATATTGACAACAGCAGTAATAATACTAAAGGGAAAGGTGGTAGTAATACTATCAGAAGTAATAGTATTGTTGAGAATGATATGACTATCTCCatctaa
- a CDS encoding uncharacterized protein (Has domain(s) with predicted heme binding activity) has protein sequence MPSIDQEIPPSPTSLSPSSPSIIDKISSVKNDDNNRTKLYSIYSLDQVKIHDKPNDLWMILYNKVYDITNFTSVHPGDVEVLLDCGGADATEAFEDVGHSDFAFQMLKPYLIGELQLSDKKKYESKLLSARKIEVTSDNNNTNGITSKKGNTDNNGILTNGKHIKTKKTNNNSNNNDNITTKDIHRTGITKSKKKRRNNNKPNKIREHFRMLSLGILALVSLILFLYIQRFRWLHM, from the coding sequence ATGCCGTCAATAGATCAAGAAATACCACCGTCGCCGACTTCACTTTCGCCGTCTTCACCATCAATAATAGACAAGATATCATCAGTTAAAAATGACGACAACAATCGCACCAAGCTTTATCTGATATATTCTTTAGACCAAGTCAAGATCCATGACAAACCTAATGACTTATGGATGATATTATATAACAAAGTGTACGATATAACTAATTTCACCTCGGTTCACCCTGGTGATGTTGAAGTATTACTTGATTGTGGAGGTGCTGACGCGACTGAAGCGTTTGAGGATGTTGGCCACTCAGATTTTGCATTTCAAATGTTGAAACCTTATTTAATAGGTGAATTGCAATTACtggataaaaaaaaatatgaaagCAAATTATTATCTGCACGGAAAATTGAAGTCACTtctgataataataacaccAACGGCATTACTAGCAAGAAGGGTAATACTGATAACAATGGTATTCTCACTAATGGCAAACAcattaaaactaaaaaaaccaataacaattccaacaacaatgacaATATAACCACTAAAGACATCCATCGGACCGGGATCACCAAaagcaaaaagaaaaggcgaaacaataataaaccaaacaaaattaGAGAGCATTTCAGAATGCTATCACTTGGTATATTGGCGCTTGTTtcattgatattgtttttataCATCCAAAGGTTTAGATGGTTACATATGTGA
- the AGE2 gene encoding Age2p (Ortholog(s) have GTPase activator activity, role in ER to Golgi vesicle-mediated transport, intra-Golgi vesicle-mediated transport and Golgi apparatus, clathrin-coated vesicle localization): MALPSSKKTHSEQHKQILKQLLKEDANRTCADCKVSKNPRWASWNLGCFICIRCSGIHRSMGTHISKVKSVDLDAWTDDQIENMVKWGNANVNQYWEDKLPSGYIPDQSKIENFIRTKYDLRKWTMSKNLPDPLSLNKNKAATTATIQQPKHESKSHSNTTLSNDINLLDDNSGNKSNDEEFGSFTATRSPHKRSNKLAPPPTKTVLPAAPTTSSSPQPQHQHQPLQSAQNTGGSVSSMGRPDLKKSILSLYASPSSSNSFIQQQQQQQQQPQQPLGMNSLSNSLSSLNIQGGNSTTNNNNVYRSSTTVNTQNNHTQHHPLVNSTPSLNNNQPKQNWNNEWTTDTFTSSPSIPSSSASSLAGTSNYKTTSSLNVNGLDDDLFKNVWG, from the coding sequence ATGGCATTACCTTCGTCGAAAAAGACTCATCTGGAACAACATAAACAGATTCTTAAACAGTTATTAAAAGAAGATGCCAATAGAACTTGTGCTGATTGTAAAGTTTCCAAAAACCCTCGATGGGCATCATGGAATTTAGGGTGTTTTATTTGTATTCGATGTTCGGGGATCCATCGTAGTATGGGAACTCATATATCCAAAGTGAAAAGTGTTGATTTGGATGCATGGACCGatgatcaaattgaaaatatggTCAAATGGGGTAATGCCAATGTCAATCAATATTGGGAAGATAAATTGCCTAGTGGATATATTCCCGATCAACTGaagattgaaaattttattcGTACAAAGTATGATTTGAGAAAATGGACCATGAGTAAGAACTTGCCTGATCCATTGtcattgaataaaaataaagctGCCACTACTGCCACTATTCAACAACCCAAGCATGAGTCGAAATCTCACTCAAATACCACATTACTGAATgatatcaatttattggATGATAACAGTGGTAACAAAAGCAATGACGAAGAGTTTGGAAGTTTCACTGCCACAAGGTCTCCTCATAAAAGAAGTAATAAGTTGGCACCACCACCTACAAAGACTGTGTTACCTGCTGcaccaacaacatcaagttcaccacaaccacaacaccaacaccaaccACTTCAATCTGCACAAAATACTGGCGGTAGTGTTTCAAGCATGGGAAGAcctgatttgaaaaaatcaatccTTTCATTATATGCATCTCCTTCATCTTCCAACAGTTTTatacaacagcaacaacaacaacaacagcaaccacaacaaccacTTGGCAtgaattcattatcaaattcGTTGTCGAGCTTGAATATACAAGGTGGTAattccaccaccaacaataacaacgTGTACCGTTCATCAACCACAGTGAACACACAAAATAACCATACTCAACATCATCCATTAGTCAATTCAACCCCATCACTTAATAACAATCAACCCAAACAAAATTGGAACAATGAATGGACTACCGATACATTTACTTCTTCCCCATCAATCCCATCATCCTCGGCATCATCATTAGCTGGTACTTCTAATTATAAGACCACCTCGTCATTAAACGTCAATGGGTTAGATGACGATTTGTTCAAGAATGTATGGGGGTGA
- a CDS encoding Cu/Pi carrier (Ortholog(s) have copper uptake transmembrane transporter activity, inorganic phosphate transmembrane transporter activity) — protein MAGNSLADSLTQPLNDQLKKATDKLTGGGSGGASSSSGGSKIKLFTPEYYAACTVGGIIACGPTHSAVTPLDLVKCRRQVNASIYKSNIQGWKTILKTQGDSIFTGIGATFIGYSFQGAGKYGFYEVFKKKYSDLVGPKVAQNYQTGIFLAASASAEFLADIALCPWETIKVKTQTTIPPYANSVFDGWKKIVATEGFGGLYKGLVPLWCRQIPYTMVKFASFENIVAGIYSYLGKPKSDYTNLQQTGVSFLGGYIAGIFCAIVSHPADVMVSKINNEKSPNESIGQAISKIYSKIGFAGLWNGLPVRIVMIGTLTGFQWLIYDSFKVYIGLPTTGGH, from the coding sequence ATGGCAGGAAATAGTTTAGCTGATTCATTAACTCAACCATTGAAcgatcaattgaaaaaagcaACCGATAAATTGACcggtggtggtagtggtggtgcCAGTTCAAGTTCTGGCGGTAGCAAAATCAAGTTGTTTACCCCTGAATATTATGCTGCTTGTACCGTTGGTGGAATAATTGCTTGTGGACCAACCCATTCCGCTGTCACCCCATTGGATTTAGTCAAATGTCGTCGTCAAGTCAATGCCAgtatatataaatcaaacatTCAAGGATGgaaaacaattttgaaaactcaAGGAGATTCAATTTTCACTGGGATTGGTGCCACATTCATTGGTTACAGTTTTCAAGGTGCTGGTAAATATGGATTTTATGAAGtatttaaaaagaaatacagCGATTTAGTTGGACCTAAAGTTGctcaaaattatcaaacaggaatttttttggctGCTTCAGCCTCAGCAGAGTTTTTAGCAGATATTGCCTTGTGTCCTTGGGAAACCATTAAAGTTAAAACTCAAACGACAATTCCTCCTTATGCCAATTCGGTATTTGATGGATGGAAGAAAATCGTTGCTACTGAAGGGTTTGGTGGATTATATAAAGGTTTAGTACCATTATGGTGTCGACAAATTCCTTATACCATGGTGAAATTTGcaagttttgaaaacattgTCGCTGGTATTTATAGTTATTTGGGTAAACCAAAATCAGATTATACAAATTTACAACAAACTGgtgtttcatttttggGAGGTTATATTGCTGGTATTTTCTGTGCCATTGTGTCTCATCCTGCTGATGTTATGGtatcaaaaatcaataatgaaaaactGCCTAATGAATCTATCGGTCAAGCAATCTCCAAAATTTATAGTAAAATTGGATTTGCTGGATTATGGAATGGGTTGCCTGTGAGAATCGTTATGATTGGTACTTTGACTGGATTCCAATGGTTGATTTATGATTCATTTAAAGTTTATATTGGTTTGCCAACAACTGGTGGTCATTAA
- a CDS encoding uncharacterized protein (Putative protein of unknown function; mutant is viable; protein level decreases in stationary phase cultures; Spider biofilm induced): protein MVKFLLKASAELSNVTGLEPSDTPEHPYEYTFQIECTKCRTTHDKDIQINQYEKHEISGSRGEASFVFRCKECKHEHSASILRTNEKLSTTEDSVNDKASATILEIDARGIDFLKFIPIGEFSAVGSETNTKFADIDLSEGEWYDVDEKSNDEVSIVDVSWEISRS from the coding sequence ATggttaaatttttattgaaagCATCAGCTGAACTATCTAATGTCACTGGTTTGGAACCTTCTGACACTCCAGAACATCCTTATGAATATACATTTCAAATAGAATGCACAAAATGCCGTACCACCCATGATAAAGACATTCAGATAAATCAATACGAAAAGCATGAAATCAGTGGTAGCAGAGGAGAAGCCAGTTTTGTATTCAGATGTAAAGAATGTAAACATGAACATTCAGCAAGTATATTGAGAACAAATGAGAAATTATCAACTACTGAAGATAGTGTTAATGATAAAGCGTCAGCCACAATACTTGAAATTGATGCTAGAGGAATagattttttgaaatttattcCAATTGGAGAGTTCCTGGCTGTTGGATCAGAAACTAATACTAAGTTCGcagatattgatttatctgAAGGTGAATGGTATGACgttgatgaaaaatcaaatgatgaGGTATCTATAGTAGATGTGAGTTGGGAAATATCACGTTCATAG
- a CDS encoding NAD+ transporter (Ortholog(s) have NAD transporter activity, pyruvate secondary active transmembrane transporter activity, role in NAD transmembrane transport, mitochondrial pyruvate transport and endoplasmic reticulum, mitochondrion localization), translating to MSNDPTPILDNAKDSSQVPDFSDIVQGEDLEFRQSKAPTFPVVHKIEKLGEIPPPTILSRLSNNQLITIAGAASGFLAGIVVCPLDVVKTRLQAQGTVGENLKYNGFLGTFKTILREEGIRGLYRGLVPTMIGYLPTWTIYFTVYEQAKRFYPSFLHQYNIENPSIIHFCSALTAGMTSSIAVNPIWVVKTRLMVQTGKEGQQVYYRGTFDAFKKMYQHEGLKVFYSGLIPSLFGLLHVGIHFPVYEKLKSLLHCNLMSNDSGSNGVLWRLIAASSFSKMVASTVTYPHEILRTRMQLRRDKGKSKSLVKTVSSIFQKDGLRGFYSGYFTNLARTLPASAVTLVSFEYFKTYLLEINGRLKSKFTH from the coding sequence ATGTCAAATGATCCAACACCAATACTAGATAATGCAAAGGATTCATCCCAAGTGCCTGATTTTTCCGATATAGTACAGGGAGAAGACCTAGAATTTCGTCAATCAAAAGCTCCCACTTTCCCCGTAGTccataaaattgaaaagcTAGGAGAGATACCACCACCTACCATACTATCTCGACTTTCAAACAACCAACTAATTACCATTGCTGGGGCAGCATCTGGGTTTCTTGCAGGAATAGTGGTGTGTCCTTTGGATGTGGTCAAAACTCGATTGCAGGCACAAGGTACTGTGGGGGAAAATTTAAAGTATAATGGGTTTTTAGGGACATTTAAAACCATTCTTCGTGAAGAAGGGATTCGTGGATTATACCGTGGGTTAGTGCCTACCATGATTGGATATTTACCTACATGGACGATTTATTTCACTGTATATGAACAAGCCAAAAGATTCTATCCATCATTTTTACACCAATACAATATCGAGAATCCATCGATTATACATTTCTGTTCAGCATTGACTGCTGGAATGACTAGTTCAATTGCAGTAAATCCGATCTGGGTTGTGAAAACTCGATTAATGGTACAAACTGGAAAAGAAGGCCAACAAGTTTATTATAGAGGCACTTTTGATGcattcaaaaaaatgtatCAACACGAAGGATTGAAAGTGTTTTATAGTGGGTTGATCCCATCATTATTTGGGTTGTTACATGTTGGAATACATTTCCCTGTATATGAAAAACTCAAGAGCTTGCTTCATTGCAATTTAATGTCTAACGATTCTGGTTCAAATGGGGTATTATGGAGGCTTATTGCAGCATCTTCCTTCTCAAAAATGGTTGCTAGTACAGTCACATATCCACATGAAATACTAAGAACAAGAATGCAACTTCGACGTGACAAGggcaaatcaaaatcattagTGAAAACCGTCTCATCGATTTTCCAAAAAGATGGACTCAGAGGGTTTTATTCGGGATATTTTACCAACTTGGCACGAACTTTACCTGCCAGTGCTGTGACATTAGTAAGTTTTgaatatttcaaaacatATTTATTAGAGATTAACGGGAGACTTAAAAGCAAGTTTACACATTAG